In Astatotilapia calliptera chromosome 20, fAstCal1.2, whole genome shotgun sequence, one genomic interval encodes:
- the tmco4 gene encoding transmembrane and coiled-coil domain-containing protein 4 isoform X2, translating to MEEKQSRTEANIAPDPGGAGTTRDGPCDQSPERIIGRRFSEQSRFAYAALCGVSLGQLFPGSENSVFREQYLQALVHWLDLDESVMPVMGAFLSGLGFEGSDTFLSTLQGEPLLAAGTTPITQDLVSFSVKDGEYDARARVLIRHISCLLRVSPQELEEFEETLGERLREGGEESEEESSRRRKKERGRKLRRYLLIGLATLGGGTVIGVTGGLAAPLVAAGAGAVLGAGGAAALGSVTGIAIMASLFGAAGAGLTGYKMKKCVGAIEEFEFLPLNSGKHLHVTIAVTGWLCSGKYNSFQAPWCSLGECGEQYCLVWESRFLRDLGSAMTSLLDGLVSMVAQEALKYTVLSGIVTALTWPASLLAAASVIDNPWCVCLNRSAEVGKHLAQVLRSRQQGKRPVSLIGFSLGARVIYYCLQELASDRGSEGVVEDVVLLGAPVDGSEKAWERMARVVAGKIVNGYSRGDWLLGFLYRSSAAQLSVAGLHPINIQDQRIINVDLSSVVKGHLDYMRQMDTILVAVGVPTKEVPGTSFAIPQYVTVAKGTVDIAGQTTNERQAAETQNHTEKPETQQSRDAKELAETEETADGWDIPDISDLLDSLNDTESDSKMSPQKNSPRISDEKAPNNITATDVNVRCDGVDKDDRDNEHISWSWDDTHWTTENSHK from the exons ATGGAGGAAAAACAGAGCAGAACGGAAGCCAACATTGCACCAG ACCCAGGGGGAGCAGGAACAACACGAGATGGCCCATGTGACCAAAGCCCTGAGAGAATAATCGGCAGACGGTTTTCTGAACAGAGCCGGTTTGCTTATGCTGCTCTTTGTGGTGTCTCCTTGGGCCAGTTGTTTCCTGGATCTGAAAATAG CGTATTTAGGGAGCAGTACCTACAGGCCTTAGTCCACTGGTTGGATCTGGATGAGTCGGTGATGCCAGTTATGGGAGCCTTCCTGTCAGGTTTAGGCTTCGAGGGCTCTGACACCTTCCTCTCCACCCTGCAGGGCGAACCTCTGCTGGCAGCAGGGACCACCCCCATCACGCAG GATCTGGTGTCTTTTTCTGTCAAAGATG GCGAGTATGATGCCAGGGCAAGGGTTCTCATCCGTCACATCAGCTGTCTGCTGCGAGTCTCTCCACAGGAGCTGGAGGAGTTTGAAGAAACACTAGGAGAGAGGCTgagggaagggggagaggagagCGA AGAGGAGTCCTCACGGCGgcggaagaaagaaagagggcgAAAGCTACGGCGTTACCTCCTGATTGGACTTGCCACTTTGGGTGGAGGAACAGTGATCG gtgtgacaggtgggCTGGCAGCCCCTCTGGTGGCAGCAGGTGCAGGTGCTGTGCTGGGGGCTGGAGGTGCTGCTGCTCTGGGCTCGGTCACTGGCATTGCAATTATGGCCTCTCTGTTCGGAGCAGCAGGGGCTGGACTGACAG GCTATAAGATGAAGAAGTGTGTTGGGGCGATAGAAGAATTTGAATTCCTGCCATTGAATTCTGGGAAGCATCTTCATGTGACCATTGCAGTGACAGGCTGGCTCTGTAGTGGTAAATACA ATTCGTTCCAGGCCCCGTGGTGCAGTTTGGGCGAGTGTGGGGAACAGTACTGCCTAGTGTGGGAGTCACGCTTCCTCAGGGATCTGGGCTCAGCCATGACGTCTCTCTTGGATGGGCTGGTCAGCATGGTGGCTCAGGAAGCCCTAAAGTACACTGTGCTGTCAG GGATTGTGACGGCGTTGACGTGGCCTGCGTCTTTGCTGGCAGCAGCCAGCGTCATCGACAACCCCTGGTGTGTTTGTCTGAACCGTTCCGCCGAGGTGGGGAAACACCTGGCACAGGTTTTGAGAAGCCGACAGCAG GGGAAGCGGCCCGTCAGCCTCATAGGTTTCAGTCTTGGAGCTCGAGTTATCTATTACTGCCTGCAGGAGCTCGCCAGTGACCGAG GTAGTGAAGGAGTAGTGGAGGATGTGGTCCTCCTGGGGGCCCCAGTAGATGGATCTGAGAAGGCCTGGGAGAGAATGGCAAGAGTAGTAGCTGGAAAAATAGTAAACGGATACTCCAG AGGGGACTGGCTCCTGGGATTCTTGTACCGAAGTTCAGCTGCACAGCTGTCTGTTGCTGGCCTGCACCCAATCAACATCCAGGATCAGCGCATAATCAATGTGGATCTTTCCTCAGTG GTTAAAGGTCACTTGGACTACATGCGTCAGATGGACACCATCTTGGTAGCAGTAGGAGTTCCCACTAAAGAAGTGCCGGGAACCTCTTTTGCAATTCCTCAATATGTAACAGTGGCAAAGGGGACGGTGGACATCGCTGGCCAAACCACCAATGAGCGACAAGCGGCCGAGACACAAAACCACACTGAGAAGCCTGAGACGCAACAAAGCAGAGATGCCAAAGAGTTGGCAGAGACGGAGGAGACTGCTGACGGTTGGGATATCCCTGATATTTCAGATCTGCTGGACTCATTAAACGATACAGAATCAGACAGCAAAATGTCACCGCAGAAAAATTCACCTCGTATTTCAGACGAGAAGGCTCCTAATAACATCACAGCCACTGATGTGAATGTCCGGTGTGACGGTGTAGACAAGGACGACCGGGATAATGAACACATATCATGGAGCTGGGATGACACACATTGGACTACAGAGAACTCGCACAAGTGA
- the htr6 gene encoding 5-hydroxytryptamine receptor 6: MADSHLSGTLGSYNGSSTSAWNITGSGPWLLAFMLTIIILMTICGNMLLIALVFAHRSLRCTSNCFLVSLFFSDLMVALVVMPPAMLNVLCGAWVLWPAFCPVWLCFDVMCCSASILNLCLISLDRYLFIISPLRYKQRMTPPRALILVGAAWGLAALASFLPIQMKWHSLGHRSGHSSVLGVSTGNISSYSDKLYPESYFQLSPSGGLSFQCRLRVTLPFALVASVLTFFLPSSAICFTYCRILLVARRQAKRVAALSHPPHPHPSLGEPSRPPSPGIAAGQAQQDGDDCSHLEPPVSQNMPPSVNSERRLAHRQGRRALKASLTLGVLLGLFFSAWLPFFITNMAEAVCECVPLALFDAITWLGYCNSTINPIIYPLFMRDFKRALGKLLPCCSSRSPRRPSPALSLSLRNSGEPNIASNPPSPLASDPTHPPATATDAVNLLDAEHAGLELPLLLPNQVDTLD, encoded by the exons ATGGCTGACTCTCACTTGTCTGGGACCTTAGGGAGCTACAACGGCAGCTCCACCAGCGCCTGGAACATCACCGGCAGCGGCCCTTGGTTGTTAGCTTTTATGCTGACCATCATCATCCTAATGACCATCTGTGGCAACATGTTGCTAATTGCGTTGGTGTTTGCCCATCGCTCTCTGCGCTGCACCTCAAACTGCTTCCTGGTGTCTCTGTTCTTCTCCGATCTAATGGTGGCATTGGTGGTCATGCCCCCAGCTATGCTCAACGTTCTGTGCGGGGCCTGGGTGCTGTGGCCTGCGTTTTGCCCGGTTTGGCTTTGCTTTGATGTGATGTGCTGCAGCGCGTCCATCCTGAACCTGTGCTTGATCAGCCTGGACCGCTACCTCTTCATCATCTCGCCCCTGCGTTATAAGCAGAGGATGACCCCGCCTCGGGCGTTAATCCTTGTAGGGGCTGCTTGGGGGCTAGCAGCGTTGGCTTCCTTCCTGCCCATTCAGATGAAATGGCACAGCTTGGGCCACAGGAGCGGACACTCATCTGTTCTTGGGGTCAGCACTGGGAACATCAGCTCCTACTCTGACAAACTGTACCCAGAATCCTACTTTCAGCTGTCACCTTCAGGTGGCCTTTCTTTCCAGTGTCGTCTGCGGGTGACCCTGCCCTTTGCTCTGGTGGCATCTGTGCTCACCTTCTTTCTGCCCTCCAGTGCCATTTGTTTCACCTACTGCCGGATCCTTCTGGTGGCACGCAGGCAGGCGAAGAGGGTGGCGGCGCTGAGCCACCCGCCTCACCCGCACCCTTCTCTCGGAGAACCCTCCCGGCCTCCTTCGCCGGGCATTGCAGCAGGGCAAGCTCAGCAGGACGGAGATGACTGCAGCCATTTGGAGCCTCCTGTGTCACAAAACATGCCG CCGTCAGTGAACAGCGAGCGTCGCCTGGCTCACAGGCAGGGTCGGAGGGCACTCAAGGCCAGTCTGACTCTGGGAGTCCTCTTGGGACTCTTCTTCAGTGCTTGGCTGCCTTTCTTCATCACCAACATGGCAGAG GCAGTGTGTGAGTGCGTCCCCCTTGCGCTCTTTGACGCCATAACCTGGCTGGGCTACTGCAACAGTACGATCAACCCCATCATCTACCCGCTGTTCATGAGAGACTTCAAGCGAGCTCTGGGGAAGCTGTTGCCCTGCTGTTCTTCGCGGTCGCCCCGAAGACCCTCACCGgcgctctcgctctctctgcgTAACTCGGGAGAGCCCAACATTGCCAGCAACCCACCCTCACCTCTGGCTTCTGACCCCACGCACCCGCCCGCCACCGCCACTGATGCTGTCAATCTGCTGGATGCCGAGCACGCTGGGCTTGAGTTGCCTCTCCTTCTCCCCAACCAGGTTGACACTTTGGACTGA
- the micos10 gene encoding MICOS complex subunit MIC10 — protein MFSMSEKELGKKWDRCLADGAIKLGTGLGLGIVFSVLFFKRHTWPISLGSGAGLGMAYANCQNNLRSHYMLHRGDKEQ, from the exons ATGTTCAGTATGTCTGAGAAGGAGCTGGGGAAAAAGTGGGACCGATGCTTAGCAGACGGTGCCATTAAATTAG gcACCGGTCTGGGGTTAGGcattgtgttttctgttctgttcttcaaaC GGCACACATGGCCAATTTCACTTGGCTCGGGAGCAGGGCTCGGCATGGCGTATGCCAATTGTCAGAATAACCTGAGGTCACATTATATGCTGCACAGAGGCGATAAG GAGCAATAA
- the tmco4 gene encoding transmembrane and coiled-coil domain-containing protein 4 isoform X1 has protein sequence MEEKQSRTEANIAPDPGGAGTTRDGPCDQSPERIIGRRFSEQSRFAYAALCGVSLGQLFPGSENSVFREQYLQALVHWLDLDESVMPVMGAFLSGLGFEGSDTFLSTLQGEPLLAAGTTPITQDLVSFSVKDGEYDARARVLIRHISCLLRVSPQELEEFEETLGERLREGGEESEEESSRRRKKERGRKLRRYLLIGLATLGGGTVIGVTGGLAAPLVAAGAGAVLGAGGAAALGSVTGIAIMASLFGAAGAGLTGYKMKKCVGAIEEFEFLPLNSGKHLHVTIAVTGWLCSGKYNSFQAPWCSLGECGEQYCLVWESRFLRDLGSAMTSLLDGLVSMVAQEALKYTVLSGIVTALTWPASLLAAASVIDNPWCVCLNRSAEVGKHLAQVLRSRQQGKRPVSLIGFSLGARVIYYCLQELASDRGAIRGSEGVVEDVVLLGAPVDGSEKAWERMARVVAGKIVNGYSRGDWLLGFLYRSSAAQLSVAGLHPINIQDQRIINVDLSSVVKGHLDYMRQMDTILVAVGVPTKEVPGTSFAIPQYVTVAKGTVDIAGQTTNERQAAETQNHTEKPETQQSRDAKELAETEETADGWDIPDISDLLDSLNDTESDSKMSPQKNSPRISDEKAPNNITATDVNVRCDGVDKDDRDNEHISWSWDDTHWTTENSHK, from the exons ATGGAGGAAAAACAGAGCAGAACGGAAGCCAACATTGCACCAG ACCCAGGGGGAGCAGGAACAACACGAGATGGCCCATGTGACCAAAGCCCTGAGAGAATAATCGGCAGACGGTTTTCTGAACAGAGCCGGTTTGCTTATGCTGCTCTTTGTGGTGTCTCCTTGGGCCAGTTGTTTCCTGGATCTGAAAATAG CGTATTTAGGGAGCAGTACCTACAGGCCTTAGTCCACTGGTTGGATCTGGATGAGTCGGTGATGCCAGTTATGGGAGCCTTCCTGTCAGGTTTAGGCTTCGAGGGCTCTGACACCTTCCTCTCCACCCTGCAGGGCGAACCTCTGCTGGCAGCAGGGACCACCCCCATCACGCAG GATCTGGTGTCTTTTTCTGTCAAAGATG GCGAGTATGATGCCAGGGCAAGGGTTCTCATCCGTCACATCAGCTGTCTGCTGCGAGTCTCTCCACAGGAGCTGGAGGAGTTTGAAGAAACACTAGGAGAGAGGCTgagggaagggggagaggagagCGA AGAGGAGTCCTCACGGCGgcggaagaaagaaagagggcgAAAGCTACGGCGTTACCTCCTGATTGGACTTGCCACTTTGGGTGGAGGAACAGTGATCG gtgtgacaggtgggCTGGCAGCCCCTCTGGTGGCAGCAGGTGCAGGTGCTGTGCTGGGGGCTGGAGGTGCTGCTGCTCTGGGCTCGGTCACTGGCATTGCAATTATGGCCTCTCTGTTCGGAGCAGCAGGGGCTGGACTGACAG GCTATAAGATGAAGAAGTGTGTTGGGGCGATAGAAGAATTTGAATTCCTGCCATTGAATTCTGGGAAGCATCTTCATGTGACCATTGCAGTGACAGGCTGGCTCTGTAGTGGTAAATACA ATTCGTTCCAGGCCCCGTGGTGCAGTTTGGGCGAGTGTGGGGAACAGTACTGCCTAGTGTGGGAGTCACGCTTCCTCAGGGATCTGGGCTCAGCCATGACGTCTCTCTTGGATGGGCTGGTCAGCATGGTGGCTCAGGAAGCCCTAAAGTACACTGTGCTGTCAG GGATTGTGACGGCGTTGACGTGGCCTGCGTCTTTGCTGGCAGCAGCCAGCGTCATCGACAACCCCTGGTGTGTTTGTCTGAACCGTTCCGCCGAGGTGGGGAAACACCTGGCACAGGTTTTGAGAAGCCGACAGCAG GGGAAGCGGCCCGTCAGCCTCATAGGTTTCAGTCTTGGAGCTCGAGTTATCTATTACTGCCTGCAGGAGCTCGCCAGTGACCGAGGTGCAATTAGAG GTAGTGAAGGAGTAGTGGAGGATGTGGTCCTCCTGGGGGCCCCAGTAGATGGATCTGAGAAGGCCTGGGAGAGAATGGCAAGAGTAGTAGCTGGAAAAATAGTAAACGGATACTCCAG AGGGGACTGGCTCCTGGGATTCTTGTACCGAAGTTCAGCTGCACAGCTGTCTGTTGCTGGCCTGCACCCAATCAACATCCAGGATCAGCGCATAATCAATGTGGATCTTTCCTCAGTG GTTAAAGGTCACTTGGACTACATGCGTCAGATGGACACCATCTTGGTAGCAGTAGGAGTTCCCACTAAAGAAGTGCCGGGAACCTCTTTTGCAATTCCTCAATATGTAACAGTGGCAAAGGGGACGGTGGACATCGCTGGCCAAACCACCAATGAGCGACAAGCGGCCGAGACACAAAACCACACTGAGAAGCCTGAGACGCAACAAAGCAGAGATGCCAAAGAGTTGGCAGAGACGGAGGAGACTGCTGACGGTTGGGATATCCCTGATATTTCAGATCTGCTGGACTCATTAAACGATACAGAATCAGACAGCAAAATGTCACCGCAGAAAAATTCACCTCGTATTTCAGACGAGAAGGCTCCTAATAACATCACAGCCACTGATGTGAATGTCCGGTGTGACGGTGTAGACAAGGACGACCGGGATAATGAACACATATCATGGAGCTGGGATGACACACATTGGACTACAGAGAACTCGCACAAGTGA
- the sike1 gene encoding suppressor of IKBKE 1: MACTFEKVLADTRTLLERLKEHDTAAEGLIEQSEALNQRVQGMREVGNALPDKHTDDSSEIQELTKYKPHVLLTQENTQIKELQRENKELWVSLEEHQYALELIMCRYRKHVLQLMMAKKELDTKPVLSLHEDHAKEVQSQVERICEMGQVMRRAVQVDDKHYCCVRERLAQLEIENKELRDLLEISKSSVKTTSQSLAAEEGEESPLPGSTE; encoded by the exons ATGGCCTGCACTTTCGAAAAAGTGCTGGCCGATACTCGGACCCTTCTCGAGAGGCTAAAAGAGCACGACACAGCCGCCGAGGGACTGATAGAGCAGTCCGAGGCCCTAAATCAGAGAGTGCAGGGCATGAGAGAGGTGGGAAATGCTCTGCCAGACAAG CACACAGATGACAGTTCAGAGATACAGGAGCTCACGAAATACAAACCTCATGTCCTTCTGACTCAGGAAAACACTCAAATCAAGGAACTGCAGCGGGagaataaag AACTATGGGTGTCTCTCGAAGAACACCAGTACGCGCTCGAGTTGATCATGTGTCGGTATCGCAAGCATGTGCTCCAGCTGATGATGGCAAAGAAGGAGCTGGACACCAAACCTGTGCTCAGCCTCCATGAGGACCATGCCAAA GAAGTGCAGAGCCAAGTGGAACGGATATGCGAGATGGGCCAGGTGATGAGAAGAGCAGTGCAGGTGGATGATAAGCACTATTGCTGTGTTCGAGAGAGGCTTGCTCAGCTAGAG ATTGAGAACAAGGAGCTGCGCGATCTCCTGGAAATCAGCAAGAGCTCTGTGAAGACAACTAGCCAGTCACTAGcagcagaagaaggagaagaatcTCCTCTGCCAGGGTCCACAGAGTGA